A portion of the Manihot esculenta cultivar AM560-2 chromosome 2, M.esculenta_v8, whole genome shotgun sequence genome contains these proteins:
- the LOC110608451 gene encoding zinc-finger homeodomain protein 2 produces MDLSLVPYQHTSPSLPHHHDHDHPRSQHPIIIRPNPDNYLVKYKECMRNHAASIGRHANDGCGEFIPRGDDGTREFLTCAACGCHRNFHRREGGASSSLQHYDHHYQVFSYNAASGKKHLMSSYFDDGTDIDDHDRRSETPEREEVNVASGGRSGAAAAAGMKNKRFRTKFTQEQKERMLGFAEKIGWRINKNDDVALNNFCNEVGVKRSVLKVWMHNNKSAHRRKEAAPPVSPVAAPPPPPPPDQPPAPPQPAGV; encoded by the coding sequence ATGGACCTCAGCCTCGTACCTTACCAACACACTTCCCCATCTCTCCCCCATCACCATGATCATGACCATCCTCGCTCTCAACATCCCATCATCATCCGTCCTAATCCCGACAACTACCTCGTCAAGTATAAAGAATGCATGCGCAACCACGCTGCTTCCATCGGCCGCCACGCCAATGATGGCTGTGGTGAGTTCATACCTCGTGGCGATGACGGTACCCGTGAGTTCCTCACCTGTGCTGCATGTGGCTGCCACCGTAATTTCCACAGAAGAGAAGGTggtgcttcttcttctttgcaGCATTATGATCATCACTACCAAGTTTTCTCATACAATGCTGCTTCTGGGAAGAAACACCTGATGAGTTCTTACTTTGATGATGGCACTGATATTGATGATCATGATCGGAGATCGGAGACGCCTGAGAGAGAGGAGGTGAATGTGGCGTCCGGTGGAAGGTCCGGTGCTGCTGCGGCGGCGGGAATGAAGAATAAAAGGTTTAGGACAAAGTTTACGCAGGAGCAGAAGGAGAGGATGCTGGGGTTTGCGGAGAAGATAGGGTGGAGGATAAATAAGAATGATGACGTGGCGCTTAATAACTTCTGCAATGAAGTTGGTGTTAAACGCAGCGTTCTTAAGGTTTGGATGCATAATAATAAGAGTGCACACCGCCGTAAAGAAGCTGCTCCACCGGTATCACCAGTGGccgctcctcctcctcctccacctcctGATCAGCCTCCTGCGCCACCTCAGCCTGCTGGAGTCTAA
- the LOC110606301 gene encoding 50S ribosomal protein L18, translated as MAWVISSSSFSAAASACSLVPADSLPTHSTRAGKPASLSWASSFPSITIFTSNNSLSILSNPVLNKNSFIQAAWTRRSRSEAAKKPNKKSWKQRTDMYMRPFLLNVFFSKRFIHAKVMHRATSKVISVATTNAKDLRNSLPSLTDHNACRVIGQLIAERSKEADVYAMAYEPRKNERIEGKLGIVLDTIKENGIIFV; from the exons ATGGCGTGGGTAAtatcctcttcttctttttctgcaGCTGCTTCAGCTTGCTCACTTGTACCTGCTGACTCACTCCCGACTCACTCAACTCGCGCTGGCAAACCCGCTTCTCTCTCATGGGCTTCTTCCTTTCCTAGTATAACCATCTTCACCAGTAACAACTCGCTCTCGATCCTTTCTAATCCCGTTCTCAACAAG AATTCTTTCATTCAAGCTGCCTGGACGAGGAGATCTCGAAGCGAAGCTGCAAAGAAACCTAACAAGAAATCATGGAAACAGAGGACAGATATGTACATGAGGCCATTCTTACTAAATGTTTTCTTTTCGAAGAGATTTATCCACGCGAAAGTTATGCACCGGGCAACGAGTAAAGTGATATCGGTTGCTACGACAAATGCCAAGGATCTTCGAAACAGCTTACCGTCGCTCACCGATCACAATGCCTGTAGAGTTATAGGGCAACTTATTGCTGAGAGATCAAAGGAAGCTGATGTATATGCAATGGCTTATGAACCCAGAAAgaatgaaagaattgaaggtaAGCTTGGGATTGTTCTTGACACTATCAAGGAAAATGGAATTATATTTGTTTAA